Proteins co-encoded in one Papaver somniferum cultivar HN1 chromosome 5, ASM357369v1, whole genome shotgun sequence genomic window:
- the LOC113279673 gene encoding uncharacterized protein LOC113279673 translates to MAWYEKFADALISLDFKPSLADPSLFIIIHLGTLFAIKDLGALHFFLGLQVTRNVKGLFLSQTKYAIDILQKCNIVGIKPCTSPCPANFKLSASDGDLLANPTEYRSLVGSLHYLTWTRPDISFAFNHICQFMHAPTTAHLQAAKRVLRYIKGTLGHGIIFSQGFNALQGYTDVEWAGNPDDRRWSCKLQWRWSKLRLNSVGADELVLVIVGGSVGSGFVDGWL, encoded by the exons ATGGCTTGGTATGAGAAGTTTGCTGATGCTCTCATCTCTCTTGACTTCAAACCTTCTTTGGCTGATCCATCATTATTT ATCATTATTCACTTAGGTACTCTCTTCGCTATTAAAGATCTTGGAGCTCTACATTTCTTCTTGGGATTGCAAGTTACCAGAAATGTTAAAGGTTTATTTCTCAGTCAAACAAAATATGCCATTGATATTCTTCAAAAATGTAACATTGTTGGCATTAAACCTTGCACATCTCCTTGTCCTGCAAATTTCAAACTTTCTGCTTCAGATGGAGATCTTCTCGCTAATCCTACAGAGTACAGATCTCTTGTTGGATCTCTGCATTATCTGACATGGACAAGACCTGATATTAGTTTTGCATTCAATCATatttgtcaatttatgcatgctccaACTACTGCACATCTTCAAGCTGCTAAGAGAGTTCTCAGATACATTAAAGGCACTCTTGGTCATGGTATTATATTCTCTCAAGGTTTCAATGCCTTACAAGGCTACACTGATGTTGAATGGGCAGGCAATCCAGATGACAGAAG GTGGAGCTGCAAATTACAATGGAGGTGGTCCAAGTTGAGGCTTAATAGTGTTGGTGCAGATGAACTGGT ATTAGTAATTGTTGGTGGATCTGTAGGTAGTGGTTTTGTTGACGGATGGCTATGA